One window of Papaver somniferum cultivar HN1 chromosome 9, ASM357369v1, whole genome shotgun sequence genomic DNA carries:
- the LOC113313057 gene encoding formin-like protein 4: SSLSWQLPCLFISLLFVSLIHFSSCQSNSPQNLETFFPSIPLSPPFVPPTRPSPDPVTVFPVPPEPRSSHSTGKTVGKAVGITAASTIVVAGLFFFFLQRYVIANRKKKNEDQKTDTNTTNGMVFHRDPLQRDNVRMTKEEMKRFDGTLKGIVVDEDGLDVLYWRKLEGGTLPSSFKKEVLSKINDINEDDVRKERRKERRNRRTHSRNTVSPWKFDFITSSTPPPPPPPPPSTLPPPPPSAAKKVSAAPPPPSTLPKIATKEASAPPPPPPKFSKPPPPPPKGKSAKPTSAEFSSESSAEGSGKAKLKPLHWDKVTANPDHSMVWDKISGGSFRFDDDLMEALFGNVATKKSPKGNPTKSSMAVGGANPYSPTQVFLLDPRKSQNIAIVLRSLAISRTEILDALQEGRGLDSDTLEKLAKFAPTEEEEAALVEFDGNITKLADAESFLYHIFKAVRYPFARLDAMLFRLNYEPEILQLKNSLKILEAGCNELRTRGLFLKLLEAILKAGNRMNAGTARGNAKAFNLTALRKLSDVKSSDGKTTLLHFVVEEVVRFEGKRCVLNKNNNFSRSNSRGGTSSGAFSGGLNADPSLSKEDREKEYMMLGLPIVGGLSTEVANVKKAATIDYEGFGNICTTLTKRVTETRKFAAKIEAERSGFVKEMKSFLDSSDEELKAMKEEQERIMNLVKRTTQYYQAGTKDKDHPLQLFVTVHDFLRMVDQVCLDIARNVQKKKPAEPTAAAAGSSTSSSSPPKRAPVRFPYLPVNILSDKSKSSSSGGDSSDDGF, encoded by the exons TCATCACTTTCATGGCAGCTGCCATGTCTGTTTAtttctctccttttcgtttcacTTATTCATTTTTCATCTTGTCAATCAAATTCTCCTCAGAATCTTGAAACATTCTTCCCTTCTATCCCCTTATCTCCACCTTTTGTTCCTCCGACCAGACCTTCGCCCGACCCTGTTACAGTATTTCCAGTTCCGCCGGAACCTAGATCGTCACATTCAACCGGTAAAACCGTTGGGAAAGCTGTTGGTATAACAGCAGCTAGTACTATTGTAGTTGCTggactcttcttcttttttcttcaaagATATGTTATTGCCAatcggaaaaagaaaaatgaagatcAGAAAACCGATACTAACACCACCAATGGTATGGTTTTTCACCGGGATCCTCTCCAACGGGATAACGTGAGAATGACTAAAGAAGAAATGAAACGATTTGATGGAACCCTGAAAGGTATAGTCGTCGATGAAGATGGATTGGATGTACTGTATTGGAGAAAACTTGAAGGCGGAACATTGCCAAGTAGTTTCAAGAAGGAGGTTTTGTCAAAGATTAACGATATTAACGAAGACGATGTCAGAAAAGAGAGACGAAAGGAGAGAAGGAATCGAAGAACTCACTCAAGAAACACCGTTTCTCCGTGGAAGTTCGATTTCATC ACATCATCAACTCCtccgccaccaccgccaccgcctccgtcgactctgccaccaccacctccttctGCCGCGAAGAAAGTTTCGGCAGCACCACCGCCTCCGTCTACTCTCCCTAAAATTGCCACAAAGGAAGCTTCAGCACCACCCCCACCGCCACCCAAGTTTTCaaaaccaccacctccaccaccaaaaGGAAAATCGGCAAAACCAACTTCTGCAGAATTTTCTAGTGAGAGTTCAGCTGAAGGGTCAGGTAAGGCTAAATTGAAGCCATTACATTGGGATAAAGTTACAGCTAATCCTGATCATTCAATGGTGTGGGATAAAATCAGTGGCGGTTCTTTCAG GTTCGATGATGATTTGATGGAAGCTTTGTTTGGAAATGTTGCAACCAAGAAATCACCAAAAGGGAATCCAACCAAGTCAAGCATGGCTGTGGGTGGTGCTAATCCATATTCCCCTACTCAAGTTTTCCTACTTGATCCAAGAAAATCCCAAAACATTGCAATTGTTCTCCGATCTCTCGCGATATCTCGGACAGAAATCCTGGATGCATTACAAGAAGGCCGCGGTCTGGATTCCGATACCTTAGAAAAACTTGCAAAGTTTGCTCCAACAGAAGAGGAAGAAGCTGCACTTGTTGAATTTGATGGGAACATAACAAAACTTGCAGATGCTGAGTCTTTCTTGTATCATATTTTCAAGGCTGTTCGCTATCCGTTTGCGCGTCTTGACGCTATGCTTTTCCGATTGAATTACGAGCCGGAGATTCTCCAGCTGAAGAACTCGTTAAAAATACTGGAAGCTGGATGCAATGAGCTGCGAACTCGTGGACTGTTCTTGAAACTTTTAGAAGCTATATTGAAGGCCGGTAACCGGATGAATGCAGGAACCGCAAGAGGGAATGCAAAAGCATTCAACCTGACAGCATTGAGAAAACTTTCGGATGTGAAGAGTAGTGATGGGAAAACTACTTTGCTACATTTTGTCGTCGAAGAAGTAGTTCGATTCGAAGGTAAGCGTTGTGTGCTTAATAAGAATAATAACTTCAGCAGAAGCAACAGCCGCGGCGGTACTAGTAGTGGCGCATTCAGTGGTGGTCTGAATGCAGATCCTTCATTATCAAAAGAAGATAGAGAGAAAGAATACATGATGCTCGGACTTCCGATTGTTGGAGGTTTAAGTACCGAAGTCGCGAATGTTAAAAAAGCAGCAACAATTGATTATGAAGGCTTTGGGAATATATGCACTACTCTGACAAAGCGTGTCACTGAAACTCGAAAATTCGCTGCTAAAATTGAAGCTGAGCGGAGTGGGTTTGTGAAAGAGATGAAGAGTTTCTTAGATTCGTCAGACGAAGAACTTAAGGCGATGAAAGAAGAGCAAGAAAGGATAATGAATTTAGTGAAGAGAACTACTCAGTATTATCAAGCTGGAACTAAAGATAAAGATCACCCACTTCAGTTATTTGTTACAGTGCATGATTTCCTAAGAATGGTCGATCAGGTCTGCCTTGATATTGCTAGGAATGTTCAAAAGAAGAAACCTGCTGAGCCGACTGCAGCTGCTGCAGGTTCATCTACTAGTTCATCTTCGCCCCCAAAGAGGGCTCCAGTGAGGTTCCCGTATTTGCCTGTAAATATTTTGTCAGATAAGTCTAAATCCTCCTCTTCAGGTGGTGATTCTTCAGATGATGGGTTTTAA